One window of the Synechococcus sp. CC9311 genome contains the following:
- a CDS encoding photosystem II S4 domain protein, with amino-acid sequence MSLPRENLLRSCRHPTTMAALIDLAEDVLRTWQPRWSPFLSALMLEDANQLESLAELKISRDGGYPGAERKRLLIQHAASPDPEPHCPLAGLNVEGNFLFDPTSPDEMRLALHRIGVADESLGDLWIRGDRGAQAICTPEAAAVLQGQQGSLREVIITCESLPLEGLQWPVQRVARRLSSVEASCRLDAIASAGFGISRSKVVKQIKEGRLRLNWEPVRLASRDLKVGDRLQLQDRGSIEVMNIERTKRERWRVDILRQ; translated from the coding sequence GTGAGCCTTCCGCGCGAAAATCTACTTCGGTCCTGCAGGCATCCCACAACGATGGCTGCGTTGATCGACCTAGCTGAAGATGTTCTGCGGACCTGGCAACCACGATGGAGTCCCTTTCTCTCAGCTTTAATGCTGGAAGATGCCAATCAGCTGGAGTCACTTGCAGAGCTGAAGATCAGCCGTGATGGCGGCTACCCAGGAGCAGAGCGCAAACGGTTGCTCATTCAACATGCAGCCTCCCCAGATCCTGAGCCCCATTGCCCTCTAGCTGGTCTCAATGTGGAGGGGAATTTCCTGTTCGATCCAACATCGCCCGATGAGATGCGTCTTGCTCTGCATCGCATCGGGGTGGCTGACGAGTCCCTCGGTGATCTATGGATTCGTGGAGATAGAGGTGCCCAGGCCATTTGCACACCAGAAGCCGCGGCCGTGCTTCAAGGGCAACAAGGCAGCCTTCGCGAGGTGATCATCACCTGCGAATCCCTGCCACTTGAAGGATTGCAATGGCCTGTTCAGAGAGTCGCTCGCCGGTTGAGCAGCGTTGAAGCCTCATGCCGTCTTGATGCCATTGCCTCTGCAGGGTTTGGCATCTCCAGATCGAAAGTCGTCAAACAAATCAAAGAGGGGCGCTTGCGGCTCAACTGGGAACCGGTACGGCTGGCAAGTCGCGATTTAAAAGTGGGAGACCGCCTGCAACTTCAAGACAGAGGCAGCATCGAGGTCATGAACATCGAACGCACAAAACGCGAGCGATGGCGCGTTGACATCCTCCGCCAGTGA
- the murD gene encoding UDP-N-acetylmuramoyl-L-alanine--D-glutamate ligase, producing MACSLIVGLGRSGVGAARLLHAQGHHVVVLERDDGPAQQFKAQQLRDQGIQTELGCPLEFSSFQRWLDQIEQVVISPGIPWDHPTLMQLRDHGVTVRGEMAVAWQALCKCPWIGITGTNGKTTVTHLLHHVLNQAGLYAPMAGNVGDSAAELGLQCMDPAQTKPDWIVMEMSSYQIESAIEVRPTIGIWTTLTPDHLERHGSMDAYRDIKKGLLQRSEHAVLNADDADLQSRHADWPDAQWISSAQNKCEPSNLELWINPEGFVCSKKGALFPANALAMLGEHNRQNMLLVTAAALQTGLEAQAIERGLRSFPGVPHRLESLGSLHGMNVFNDSKATNYDAAAVALQAVPSPIALLAGGLSKQGDASGWLQLLHDKVCSIALFGSDRDILLGLIRNSGYTGDVTSHPTMADAVAAAIEQGRNRNAASLLLSPACASFDQYKDFEARGNYFREIMQKHTRDQLTQAD from the coding sequence ATGGCATGCAGCTTGATCGTGGGGCTTGGCCGCTCCGGGGTCGGCGCAGCGCGCCTCCTTCATGCTCAAGGCCATCACGTCGTTGTGCTCGAAAGGGACGACGGTCCCGCACAACAATTCAAGGCGCAACAACTGAGAGATCAAGGCATTCAAACCGAGTTGGGATGCCCTCTGGAGTTCTCCAGCTTTCAGCGCTGGTTGGATCAAATTGAGCAAGTCGTGATCAGCCCAGGGATCCCCTGGGACCATCCCACCTTGATGCAGCTTCGAGATCACGGTGTCACCGTGAGAGGTGAAATGGCCGTGGCATGGCAAGCCCTCTGCAAGTGCCCTTGGATTGGAATCACAGGCACAAACGGCAAAACCACCGTGACGCATTTGCTGCATCACGTTCTGAACCAAGCTGGACTGTATGCGCCAATGGCCGGAAATGTGGGCGATTCCGCCGCCGAATTAGGGCTGCAGTGTATGGATCCAGCCCAGACCAAACCGGACTGGATCGTGATGGAGATGAGTAGTTATCAAATTGAATCAGCGATTGAAGTAAGACCAACCATCGGTATTTGGACCACTCTGACTCCTGACCATTTGGAACGCCACGGCTCCATGGATGCCTACAGAGACATCAAAAAAGGGCTGCTTCAGCGCTCCGAGCATGCCGTTCTCAATGCCGACGACGCTGATCTTCAAAGCAGGCATGCTGACTGGCCAGACGCCCAGTGGATTAGCTCTGCACAAAACAAATGTGAGCCTTCAAATCTTGAGCTTTGGATTAATCCAGAAGGTTTTGTTTGCAGCAAAAAAGGTGCACTCTTTCCAGCCAATGCGCTCGCCATGCTTGGCGAACACAATCGCCAAAATATGCTGCTCGTTACGGCAGCTGCCCTGCAAACTGGATTAGAAGCACAAGCGATCGAGCGTGGGTTGCGCAGCTTCCCGGGAGTACCACATCGCCTAGAGAGTCTGGGATCGCTCCACGGCATGAACGTGTTCAACGACAGCAAAGCCACGAATTACGACGCGGCAGCCGTTGCCCTTCAAGCCGTGCCTAGCCCGATCGCGTTACTTGCTGGTGGATTATCCAAGCAAGGTGATGCCAGTGGATGGCTGCAATTACTACACGACAAGGTATGTTCGATCGCCCTCTTTGGAAGCGACCGAGATATTTTATTGGGGCTAATTCGCAACTCCGGCTATACAGGAGACGTGACGTCTCACCCAACCATGGCGGATGCTGTGGCGGCAGCAATCGAGCAGGGGAGAAACAGGAATGCTGCGTCTCTCCTGTTATCGCCAGCCTGTGCAAGCTTCGACCAATACAAGGATTTCGAAGCCCGAGGAAATTATTTTAGGGAGATAATGCAGAAACACACCCGCGACCAATTGACGCAAGCAGACTAA
- the serA gene encoding phosphoglycerate dehydrogenase — translation MTKVLVSDPIDQAGLDILGQVAQVDERIGLSSEELKSIIGDYDALMIRSGTQVTADVIEAADRLRIIGRAGVGVDNVDVPAATQRGVLVVNSPEGNTIAAAEHALAMLLSVSRHVPQAHGSMRSGAWDRKKYVGNELYKKLLGVVGLGKIGSHVARVAKAMGMEVIAFDPFISAERAQQMQVRLTTLEALFQQADYITLHIPRTPDTENLVNAELLRTMKSTARIVNCARGGIVDEPAIAEAIESGVIAGAGLDVFASEPLAQDSPLRAVERGLVLTPHLGASTEEAQENVAVDVAEQIRDVLLGLPARSAVNIPGLSAEIMERLKPHLQLAETLGLLVSQLSGGQIQELEVRLQGEFASHPSQPLVVAALKGLLSTALGDRINYVNASLEAKGRGIHVLEIKDDASRDFAGGSLQLTTRGGQGGHSVTGAVFADGDLRVTSIDEFPVNVPPSRHMLFTRHRDMPGIIGHLGSLLGEHNVNIASMQVGRRIVRGDAVMVLSIDDPIPPALLTTIHGINGIQEAHPVTL, via the coding sequence ATGACAAAAGTTCTCGTTTCAGACCCCATTGATCAGGCGGGGCTCGACATCCTTGGCCAAGTGGCTCAAGTGGATGAGCGCATTGGATTGTCATCGGAAGAGCTCAAATCGATCATTGGTGATTACGACGCCCTAATGATCCGTTCAGGGACCCAGGTCACAGCGGATGTGATTGAGGCTGCTGATCGGTTGCGGATCATCGGTCGTGCCGGCGTGGGGGTCGACAACGTGGATGTGCCAGCGGCTACGCAACGCGGGGTGTTGGTGGTGAATTCACCCGAGGGCAACACGATCGCAGCGGCAGAGCATGCGCTTGCGATGTTGCTATCGGTGTCTCGTCACGTGCCTCAAGCCCATGGCTCGATGCGTTCAGGGGCTTGGGATCGCAAAAAATATGTCGGGAATGAGCTCTATAAAAAACTTCTCGGCGTGGTGGGGTTAGGCAAGATTGGGTCACACGTTGCTCGCGTCGCAAAAGCGATGGGCATGGAGGTGATCGCATTTGATCCATTCATCTCTGCAGAGCGTGCGCAGCAGATGCAAGTGCGGCTCACCACTCTGGAAGCGCTGTTCCAGCAGGCCGATTACATCACTCTGCACATTCCTCGAACACCCGATACCGAAAATCTGGTGAATGCCGAGCTGCTGCGCACGATGAAAAGTACGGCACGGATTGTGAATTGTGCACGTGGTGGAATTGTTGATGAGCCTGCGATCGCGGAAGCCATTGAATCCGGGGTGATCGCCGGGGCAGGTTTGGATGTGTTTGCGTCTGAACCGCTAGCTCAGGACTCACCCCTGCGCGCCGTGGAGCGAGGACTTGTCTTGACTCCTCATCTCGGAGCATCCACCGAAGAGGCTCAAGAAAATGTGGCGGTGGATGTCGCCGAACAAATTCGTGATGTCTTGCTGGGGCTGCCTGCCCGTAGCGCCGTGAATATCCCTGGGCTCAGTGCCGAGATCATGGAGCGCCTCAAGCCCCATCTCCAACTAGCGGAGACCCTCGGTTTGCTGGTGAGCCAACTCAGTGGTGGTCAGATTCAGGAGTTGGAGGTGCGCTTGCAAGGTGAATTCGCCAGCCACCCCTCACAACCTCTTGTGGTTGCTGCTCTTAAGGGCTTGCTGAGCACGGCGTTGGGAGATCGGATCAACTATGTGAATGCATCGCTGGAGGCCAAAGGCCGCGGCATTCACGTGCTTGAAATTAAGGACGATGCCAGTCGCGATTTTGCAGGTGGGTCGCTGCAGCTCACCACGCGCGGTGGTCAGGGAGGTCACAGCGTGACCGGTGCGGTGTTCGCAGACGGTGATTTGCGTGTGACCAGTATTGATGAATTCCCCGTGAATGTTCCGCCTAGTCGTCACATGCTGTTCACTAGGCACCGCGACATGCCAGGCATCATTGGCCACCTTGGCTCTCTTCTTGGAGAGCACAACGTCAACATTGCCTCCATGCAGGTTGGGCGTCGAATCGTCCGTGGTGATGCCGTGATGGTTCTCAGTATTGATGACCCGATTCCGCCTGCTCTCTTAACTACCATCCACGGCATTAACGGCATTCAGGAAGCTCACCCCGTCACGTTGTGA